Proteins encoded by one window of Sorex araneus isolate mSorAra2 chromosome 3, mSorAra2.pri, whole genome shotgun sequence:
- the UBOX5 gene encoding RING finger protein 37 isoform X1 → MVINLCLPQFRPRISCNKISADGYEVENLISEDAAKRGRGFRAEYFIRPPVHVTVSFPFSVELCRVSLDLAGGGVQGATGVEVYTSAVGGRATWSPSECRAAGPAEPAAPDKEAFTLVGRVLLRSQGQVTFSHRGFRARPPFSPLDAPRPSPAALAQELWSKGPLSLSHVAHLKICVTHVTGGGVPGIRRLEVWGQPARTCPQEVTDSVLLAAATAGPPPDPAPPAAAQPMESDCAPGGPPEGHADPSGPPELAGALGDVPEEFLDAITLEIMPRPMLLPSGQVIDQSTLDRCNRGEASWGRAPSDPFTGVAFTPHSQPLPHPALKARIDRFLLQHEVPGCRLLGRAQAAPAAPAAAPACIVLPARKRSLEPVGAACVPPASLLGAPTTSEHPAKKARGAAEPGLAHMDCAPGPMSHEQKLSQSLEMALSSTLGSMPSFTSRLSRGRPQHAGAGVPAVLRPPPVPALPGGEAARPARDVPGLPAPHRQPGRAAGALLTEPLRPGNAQRWSSRPPPDLRLPRGLSLSLLRPPWSTQALGEGPGRGHPDPAQVAAG, encoded by the exons ATGGTAATAAATCTTTGCCTTCCACAATTCAGACCAAGGATTTCCTGCAACAAG ATATCGGCGGATGGTTACGAAGTGGAGAACCTCATCTCTGAGGACGCGGCCAAGCGGGGCCGCGGCTTCCGGGCGGAGTACTTCATCAGGCCGCCCGTGCACGTCACCGTGTCCTTCCCCTTCAGCGTGGAGCTCTGCCGCGTCAGCCTGGACCTGGCGGGGGGCGGCGTCCAGGGCGCCACCGGCGTGGAAGTGTACACGTCGGCCGTGGGCGGCAGAGCGACGTGGAGCCCCTCCGAGTGCCGGGCCGCGGGCCCCGCCGAGCCCGCCGCCCCGGACAAGGAGGCCTTCACCCTGGTGGGCAGAGTCCTTCTGCGGAGCCAGGGCCAGGTGACCTTCAGCCACCGGGGCTTCAGGGCCAGGCCCCCGTTCAGCCCCCTGgacgccccgcgcccctccccggcTGCCCTGGCCCAGGAGCTCTGGAGCAAGGGGCCGCTGTCCCTGAGCCACGTGGCCCATCTCAAGATCTGCGTCACCCACGTGACGGGCGGCGGCGTCCCTGGCATCCGCCGGCTGGAGGTGTGGGGGCAGCCGGCCAGGACCTGCCCGCAGGAGGTGACGGACAGTGTCCTGCTGGCGGCCGCCACCGCCGGACCCCCGCCAGACCCCGCGCCGCCAGCCGCGGCCCAGCCCATGGAGAGCGACTGCGCCCCCGGCGGCCCCCCTGAGGGCCACGCGGATCCCAGCGGCCCACCCGAGCTGGCGGGCGCCCTCGGGGACGTGCCCGAGGAGTTCCTGGACGCCATCACACTGGAGATCATGCCCCGGCCCATGCTGCTGCCCTCGGGCCAGGTCATCGACCAGAGCACCCTGGACAGGTGCAACCGCGGCGAGGCCAGCTGGGGCCGCGCGCCCAGCGACCCCTTCACGGGCGTGGCCTTCACGCCGCACTCGCAGCCGCTGCCGCACCCGGCGCTGAAGGCCCGCATCGACCGCTTCCTGCTGCAGCACGAGGTGCCCGGCTGCCGCCTGCTGGGCCGCGCCCAggccgccccggccgccccggccgccgcgcccgcctGCATCGTGCTGCCCGCCCGCAAGAGGAGCCTGGAGCCGGTGGGCGCCGCCTGTGTGCCCCCCGCCAGCCTGCTGGGCGCACCCACTACCTCAGAGCACCCCGCCAAGAAGGCCAGAGGCGCCGCCGAGCCCGGGCTGGCCCACATGGACTGCGCCCCAG GTCCCATGTCCCATGAGCAGAAGTTGTCACAAAGCCTGGAGATGGCCTTGTCGTCCACCCTTGGCTCCATGCCCTCTTTCACGTCCCGGCTGAGCAGGGGCCGGCCCCAGCATGCAG GAGCCGGTGTACCAGCTGTCCTGCGGCCACCTCCTGTGCCGGCCCTGCCTGGGGGAGAAGCAGCGCGCCCCGCCCGCGACGTGCCCGGCCTGCCAGCGCCCCATCGCCAGCCAGGACGTGCTGCGGGTGCACTTCTGACCGAGCCTCTGCGCCCGGGGAACGCCCAGCGCTGGTCCAGCCGGCCCCCACCTGACCTCCGTCTTCCCAGGGGgctttctctgtccctcctccGCCCCCCATGGAGCACccaggccctgggggaggggccggggagggggcacccCGATCCTGCTCAAGTGGCAGCAGGATGA
- the UBOX5 gene encoding RING finger protein 37 isoform X3, with product MVINLCLPQFRPRISCNKISADGYEVENLISEDAAKRGRGFRAEYFIRPPVHVTVSFPFSVELCRVSLDLAGGGVQGATGVEVYTSAVGGRATWSPSECRAAGPAEPAAPDKEAFTLVGRVLLRSQGQVTFSHRGFRARPPFSPLDAPRPSPAALAQELWSKGPLSLSHVAHLKICVTHVTGGGVPGIRRLEVWGQPARTCPQEVTDSVLLAAATAGPPPDPAPPAAAQPMESDCAPGGPPEGHADPSGPPELAGALGDVPEEFLDAITLEIMPRPMLLPSGQVIDQSTLDRCNRGEASWGRAPSDPFTGVAFTPHSQPLPHPALKARIDRFLLQHEVPGCRLLGRAQAAPAAPAAAPACIVLPARKRSLEPVGAACVPPASLLGAPTTSEHPAKKARGAAEPGLAHMDCAPGQPGSGPGPACAACKSLCSPYLQKEPVYQLSCGHLLCRPCLGEKQRAPPATCPACQRPIASQDVLRVHF from the exons ATGGTAATAAATCTTTGCCTTCCACAATTCAGACCAAGGATTTCCTGCAACAAG ATATCGGCGGATGGTTACGAAGTGGAGAACCTCATCTCTGAGGACGCGGCCAAGCGGGGCCGCGGCTTCCGGGCGGAGTACTTCATCAGGCCGCCCGTGCACGTCACCGTGTCCTTCCCCTTCAGCGTGGAGCTCTGCCGCGTCAGCCTGGACCTGGCGGGGGGCGGCGTCCAGGGCGCCACCGGCGTGGAAGTGTACACGTCGGCCGTGGGCGGCAGAGCGACGTGGAGCCCCTCCGAGTGCCGGGCCGCGGGCCCCGCCGAGCCCGCCGCCCCGGACAAGGAGGCCTTCACCCTGGTGGGCAGAGTCCTTCTGCGGAGCCAGGGCCAGGTGACCTTCAGCCACCGGGGCTTCAGGGCCAGGCCCCCGTTCAGCCCCCTGgacgccccgcgcccctccccggcTGCCCTGGCCCAGGAGCTCTGGAGCAAGGGGCCGCTGTCCCTGAGCCACGTGGCCCATCTCAAGATCTGCGTCACCCACGTGACGGGCGGCGGCGTCCCTGGCATCCGCCGGCTGGAGGTGTGGGGGCAGCCGGCCAGGACCTGCCCGCAGGAGGTGACGGACAGTGTCCTGCTGGCGGCCGCCACCGCCGGACCCCCGCCAGACCCCGCGCCGCCAGCCGCGGCCCAGCCCATGGAGAGCGACTGCGCCCCCGGCGGCCCCCCTGAGGGCCACGCGGATCCCAGCGGCCCACCCGAGCTGGCGGGCGCCCTCGGGGACGTGCCCGAGGAGTTCCTGGACGCCATCACACTGGAGATCATGCCCCGGCCCATGCTGCTGCCCTCGGGCCAGGTCATCGACCAGAGCACCCTGGACAGGTGCAACCGCGGCGAGGCCAGCTGGGGCCGCGCGCCCAGCGACCCCTTCACGGGCGTGGCCTTCACGCCGCACTCGCAGCCGCTGCCGCACCCGGCGCTGAAGGCCCGCATCGACCGCTTCCTGCTGCAGCACGAGGTGCCCGGCTGCCGCCTGCTGGGCCGCGCCCAggccgccccggccgccccggccgccgcgcccgcctGCATCGTGCTGCCCGCCCGCAAGAGGAGCCTGGAGCCGGTGGGCGCCGCCTGTGTGCCCCCCGCCAGCCTGCTGGGCGCACCCACTACCTCAGAGCACCCCGCCAAGAAGGCCAGAGGCGCCGCCGAGCCCGGGCTGGCCCACATGGACTGCGCCCCAG GGCAGCCCGGGAGCGGCCCAGGCCCCGCGTGCGCCGCCTgcaaaagcctgtgttctccctacCTCCAAAAGGAGCCGGTGTACCAGCTGTCCTGCGGCCACCTCCTGTGCCGGCCCTGCCTGGGGGAGAAGCAGCGCGCCCCGCCCGCGACGTGCCCGGCCTGCCAGCGCCCCATCGCCAGCCAGGACGTGCTGCGGGTGCACTTCTGA
- the UBOX5 gene encoding RING finger protein 37 isoform X2, with translation MVINLCLPQFRPRISCNKISADGYEVENLISEDAAKRGRGFRAEYFIRPPVHVTVSFPFSVELCRVSLDLAGGGVQGATGVEVYTSAVGGRATWSPSECRAAGPAEPAAPDKEAFTLVGRVLLRSQGQVTFSHRGFRARPPFSPLDAPRPSPAALAQELWSKGPLSLSHVAHLKICVTHVTGGGVPGIRRLEVWGQPARTCPQEVTDSVLLAAATAGPPPDPAPPAAAQPMESDCAPGGPPEGHADPSGPPELAGALGDVPEEFLDAITLEIMPRPMLLPSGQVIDQSTLDRCNRGEASWGRAPSDPFTGVAFTPHSQPLPHPALKARIDRFLLQHEVPGCRLLGRAQAAPAAPAAAPACIVLPARKRSLEPVGAACVPPASLLGAPTTSEHPAKKARGAAEPGLAHMDCAPGPMSHEQKLSQSLEMALSSTLGSMPSFTSRLSRGRPQHAGQPGSGPGPACAACKSLCSPYLQKEPVYQLSCGHLLCRPCLGEKQRAPPATCPACQRPIASQDVLRVHF, from the exons ATGGTAATAAATCTTTGCCTTCCACAATTCAGACCAAGGATTTCCTGCAACAAG ATATCGGCGGATGGTTACGAAGTGGAGAACCTCATCTCTGAGGACGCGGCCAAGCGGGGCCGCGGCTTCCGGGCGGAGTACTTCATCAGGCCGCCCGTGCACGTCACCGTGTCCTTCCCCTTCAGCGTGGAGCTCTGCCGCGTCAGCCTGGACCTGGCGGGGGGCGGCGTCCAGGGCGCCACCGGCGTGGAAGTGTACACGTCGGCCGTGGGCGGCAGAGCGACGTGGAGCCCCTCCGAGTGCCGGGCCGCGGGCCCCGCCGAGCCCGCCGCCCCGGACAAGGAGGCCTTCACCCTGGTGGGCAGAGTCCTTCTGCGGAGCCAGGGCCAGGTGACCTTCAGCCACCGGGGCTTCAGGGCCAGGCCCCCGTTCAGCCCCCTGgacgccccgcgcccctccccggcTGCCCTGGCCCAGGAGCTCTGGAGCAAGGGGCCGCTGTCCCTGAGCCACGTGGCCCATCTCAAGATCTGCGTCACCCACGTGACGGGCGGCGGCGTCCCTGGCATCCGCCGGCTGGAGGTGTGGGGGCAGCCGGCCAGGACCTGCCCGCAGGAGGTGACGGACAGTGTCCTGCTGGCGGCCGCCACCGCCGGACCCCCGCCAGACCCCGCGCCGCCAGCCGCGGCCCAGCCCATGGAGAGCGACTGCGCCCCCGGCGGCCCCCCTGAGGGCCACGCGGATCCCAGCGGCCCACCCGAGCTGGCGGGCGCCCTCGGGGACGTGCCCGAGGAGTTCCTGGACGCCATCACACTGGAGATCATGCCCCGGCCCATGCTGCTGCCCTCGGGCCAGGTCATCGACCAGAGCACCCTGGACAGGTGCAACCGCGGCGAGGCCAGCTGGGGCCGCGCGCCCAGCGACCCCTTCACGGGCGTGGCCTTCACGCCGCACTCGCAGCCGCTGCCGCACCCGGCGCTGAAGGCCCGCATCGACCGCTTCCTGCTGCAGCACGAGGTGCCCGGCTGCCGCCTGCTGGGCCGCGCCCAggccgccccggccgccccggccgccgcgcccgcctGCATCGTGCTGCCCGCCCGCAAGAGGAGCCTGGAGCCGGTGGGCGCCGCCTGTGTGCCCCCCGCCAGCCTGCTGGGCGCACCCACTACCTCAGAGCACCCCGCCAAGAAGGCCAGAGGCGCCGCCGAGCCCGGGCTGGCCCACATGGACTGCGCCCCAG GTCCCATGTCCCATGAGCAGAAGTTGTCACAAAGCCTGGAGATGGCCTTGTCGTCCACCCTTGGCTCCATGCCCTCTTTCACGTCCCGGCTGAGCAGGGGCCGGCCCCAGCATGCAG GGCAGCCCGGGAGCGGCCCAGGCCCCGCGTGCGCCGCCTgcaaaagcctgtgttctccctacCTCCAAAAGGAGCCGGTGTACCAGCTGTCCTGCGGCCACCTCCTGTGCCGGCCCTGCCTGGGGGAGAAGCAGCGCGCCCCGCCCGCGACGTGCCCGGCCTGCCAGCGCCCCATCGCCAGCCAGGACGTGCTGCGGGTGCACTTCTGA
- the FASTKD5 gene encoding FAST kinase domain-containing protein 5, mitochondrial, translating into MAAPLQLLRRLGCRAFCSPSSHGVTQSVFCWKVGGCPWHRRPHPPGHGICAAANSEPVCHTSSRGLLKIRGALLGSELSRTSASKAGTSHPDSARARKADEDVEVFDSFEDPRVFLQLRPEYQRHSYSRPEPCQPLSVSEGELILHKVTVHQEALQPQLVADYLCQLSALPAPQHPVLLASTSFALLCQLSVKKIQLFDALDLIRILKAFVVLRIPPSHPMLDAYETKFCHKVWEMSLDQLLLVADLWRSLGRKIPRFLEIFYSYLSLHWRNLTLSQLIHLIYIIGESRQVPQDLMHKLESLILRYIDLLNLEEVGTICLGFFKSSSSLSEFLMRRIGDLACADMQRLSSYALVNILKMLRFTHVDHAPFMKRFGQIAPARIPSLGVQGVMHLTLSCSALRFLDEGLMNAVAASLPPRVAYCRSKDVAKILWSFGTLSYKPPNAEEFYSSLVGEIHRKLPEFNRYPEHLFTCLLGLAFSERFPAELIDFALSPKFVRLAQERSKFELIKELCTLDGSVGIECPDYQGSRLSSHLRQEGSETLWSLARKDMTSKPEFVEAHLLLEAMLGGPQYVKHHMILPHTRSSDLEVQLDHNMKPVPFNREATPAAEVAQLKLKHVGVSLTDDLMNQLLKGKSGGSVQGGTGEKQAAGPLGGSVCNVPEKLGAQEVSSPGLPDSLQDLRVRLAIQLTNRNQYCYGSRHLLGLHSMKRRQLNRLGYRVVELSYWEWLPLLKRTRLEKLAYLHEKVFTSAL; encoded by the coding sequence ATGGCGGCCCCTCTCCAGCTGCTGAGACGTTTAGGATGTCGAGCCTTCTGCAGCCCTTCCAGTCACGGTGTGACCCAGAGTGTGTTCTGCTGGAAGGTGGGCGGCTGCCCCTGGCACAGGAGACCCCACCCTCCAGGACACGGTATTTGTGCAGCCGCCAACTCTGAGCCCGTCTGTCACACCTCTTCTCGGGGCCTCCTGAAAATCCGCGGTGCCCTCCTGGGTTCGGAACTCAGCAGAACTTCAGCCTCTAAGGCCGGCACCTCGCATCCCGACTCCGCCAGGGCCAGGAAGGCTGACGAAGATGTAGAAGTTTTCGATTCCTTTGAAGATCCCCGAGTTTTCCTCCAGCTCAGACCAGAGTATCAGCGTCACAGCTACAGCCGACCTGAGCCTTGTCAGCCCCTGTCTGTTTCAGAAGGGGAGCTCATCCTGCACAAAGTCACCGTTCACCAGGaggctctccagccccagctcgtTGCTGACTATCTCTGCCAGCTGAGTGCTCTTCCTGCACCGCAGCACCCCGTGTTGCTGGCCAGCACAAGCTTTGCGTTGCTCTGCCAGCTGAGTGTGAAAAAAATCCAACTCTTTGATGCCCTGGACCTGATCAGGATCCTGAAGGCCTTTGTCGTCCTAAGAATCCCGCCCTCTCATCCAATGCTGGACGCCTATGAAACCAAGTTTTGCCACAAGGTGTGGGAGATGAGCCTGGATCAGCTGCTCCTGGTGGCTGACCTCTGGCGGTCCTTGGGTCGCAAGATACCTCGGTTTTTAGAAATCTTTTATAGTTACCTTAGTTTGCACTGGAGAAATCTAACCTTGTCCCAGCTGATACACTTAATTTATATTATTGGTGAAAGTCGGCAGGTACCCCAGGACCTAATGCACAAACTGGAATCGTTGATTCTCAGGTATATAGATTTGCTCAATTTAGAGGAGGTGGGTACGATCTGTTTGGGCTTCTTTAAATCAAGCAGTAGTCTGTCCGAGTTCCTCATGCGGCGCATCGGAGACCTGGCGTGCGCCGACATGCAGCGCCTGAGCAGTTACGCCCTAGTGAACATACTCAAAATGTTGCGCTTCACTCACGTGGACCACGCCCCCTTCATGAAGCGGTTTGGACAGATTGCTCCTGCCCGGATCCCTTCCCTGGGGGTTCAGGGCGTCATGCACCTGACTCTCTCCTGCTCGGCCTTGCGCTTCCTGGACGAGGGGCTCATGAATGCGGTGGCTGCTTCTCTGCCACCTCGCGTCGCATACTGTCGCAGTAAAGACGTCGCCAAGATCCTCTGGTCCTTTGGAACCCTGAGCTACAAGCCCCCCAACGCAGAGGAGTTTTACTCCAGTTTGGTAGGCGAGATCCACAGGAAGTTGCCTGAGTTCAACCGATACCCAGAGCATCTGTTCACCTGTCTGCTGGGCCTGGCATTTTCCGAGCGCTTTCCGGCGGAGCTCATTGATTTCGCCTTGAGTCCGAAGTTCGTCAGGCTGGCGCAGGAGAGAAGTAAATTTGAGCTCATCAAAGAGCTGTGTACTCTCGACGGCAGCGTTGGCATCGAGTGTCCAGACTACCAAGGCAGCCGCCTGAGTTCTCACCTTCGGCAGGAGGGGTCCGAAACCCTGTGGAGTTTAGCAAGGAAGGATATGACCTCGAAGCCGGAGTTTGTGGAAGCCCACCTTTTACTTGAGGCCATGCTGGGCGGGCCGCAGTACGTCAAACACCACATGATCCTGCCGCATACCCGGTCTTCTGACTTAGAGGTCCAGCTTGATCATAACATGAAGCCAGTGCCCTTTAACCGGGAGGCCACGCCAGCCGCAGAGGTCGCCCAGCTGAAGCTCAAGCACGTGGGAGTCAGCCTGACGGACGATTTGATGAATCAGCTACTGAAAGGGAAATCGGGAGGGTCCGTTCAGGGAGGGACTGGGGAGAAGCAGGCGGCCGGACCCTTGGGGGGCTCCGTCTGTAACGTGCCAGAGAAACTGGGGGCCCAGGAGGTGTCCAGCCCGGGCCTCCCAGACTCTCTGCAGGACCTGCGGGTGAGGCTGGCTATTCAGCTGACAAACAGGAACCAGTACTGCTACGGTTCCCGGCATCTCCTTGGACTGCACAGTATGAAGAGGCGGCAGTTGAATCGGCTCGGGTACCGTGTGGTCGAGCTAAGCTACTGGGAATGGCTCCCGCTCCTGAAACGGACTCGCCTGGAAAAGCTGGCGTACCTCCACGAGAAGGTGTTCACGTCTGCGCTCTGA